TCCTGGAGGCCGTCCGGATCGTCCTCCCGGAACTGCTCCACGGCGAGCGGCTCACCCTCGACGCCTCGATGGGCGGGTCGGTCGGCGCCGACCCCCAGTCCGAGGGGGACGTGCCCGCCGACGAGTTCGCGAACAACCGCTTCGAGGAGCGTGACCCCCGGTCGTCCGACGACGCCGACGACGGCACCCCCTCCGACTCCTCGCCGAGCAACTGACCGCTACCTCGGTCGTTCGCTCGGCGTCACGGGCGGCTGTCCGCCCCGGTGCCCCCCCTCGACGGACAGTGCTCCGTACAGGCGGGAGCGGTTGCGGCGAGCGGTTGCGATGAGTGGTCGCGGTCGGCGTGCGCTGTCGCGGCCTCCGTGCCGCGACGGAATCGCGCGAGGGATGAAGGAGCGAGCGCAGCGAGAGAGCGAATCGGCTGGGGAGGCTCGTGGCTGTCTGCGGTACTGTACGGGGCGGTCGCGGTCCGTGCCGTGCGGTCGCGGTCCCTGGCGGACTGAAAGGGCGAGGCGCGCTCGCGCTCGTTCAGTCGTCTGAGCGACCCCTATCCGCGCGGGCTGTGCGGAGAGCGCGGATATGTCGCTCAGCGACCGCGAGCGCGGCGAGGGCTTTCAGCGCCTGCCGTCAGCTGCGGTAGACACGATAGCTAGCGAGTGGGCCGAGGGCTTTCAGCGCTCACGGTCGACTGCGGTCAAGACGACTGCTACCGAGAGCGATCGGTGTTCACGACCGACGACGAACGCGGGAGGAACGACTCCACGGGCTGTCTCGACCGGTGCGTTCAAGCGGTGACGGGCCTACCCGACGGTATGGACGGGACGCGGATCGCCGACGTGAGCGACCTCTCGACGGACGACACCTTCCTCTTTCGCGTGCGGTCGGTGGACGAGAACGCCGTCGCCAGCGGCGACGCCGCCCTCCGATCCGACGAGCGGACGGCCGACGCCGCCGACGAACGGGCGGCCGAGGCGGTCGACGATGCCGAGACGGAGACCGACGGCGGCGAGGTCCAGAACGACGCCACCAACGACGACGGGATCGCGATGCCCGACGACATGCAGGACGACGATGACGACGTTCGAGAAGCCATCCTCCTGAAATTGGGCGGCGAGGACGACGCCGCCGAGGCGGTCGTCTGCTGGCTGAACTACTGCCAGCACATGACCCACATCAAACTCGACAAGGGGTCGGGCGCGCCGGTCCGCGACGGCGAGGTGGTCTGCGCCAACCACGGCGCCTTGTTCGCCGCCGACTCCGGCGAGTGCACCTACGGCCCCTGCGAGGGCGCCTTCCTGAACGAGGTCGAGGTGCGGGTCGCCGGCGGCGGCGTCTACCTCGCCGACGACGAGTACGAGTACGTCGGTGAGGGGCCGGTCGAGAGCGACGACGGCGACCTGTCGTCCTCGTCGAACGTCATTCTGTAGCGGGCGGGGACACGACCGGGACCCGACGCCACCGGGGTCACTCGATGACGAACGAGGGTTCGGCGACGGCCTCGCTCTTGCACTCCGGGCAGCGCGCCGGGCGGTTGACCAGGTCGTCGAACTCCTCGAAGCCGCAGTCCTCGCAGGTCGGCGGCGCGACGAGCAGCGTCTCGTCGGTCGGTTCCAGTGACTGGGAGATGTGTTCGACGTGGTCGAGCGCGTCGGCCGCCCGCACGTCGAACTCGCGGGCGAGCGCGCTCGCGGGCAGCGGTTCCTCCCGCAGTCGGTCGGCGATCCGCTGGCGGGTCGTCCGGCTGGCCTCGCGCATACCGGACCAACGACGAGCGCCCACAAATCGGTTCCGCCGCCGGAGTCGGTGGTGACTCCCCGCCCGCGGCCGGCGACGCGACCTGTCGGCAGTCCTTGCAATGAAAAAGGCCTTCACGGGGCGCTGTGCAGGGAGTCGTATGGACGCAGTCGTACTCGCGGGCGGTTACGCAACGCGGCTCTGGCCGATCACGCGCCACCGGCCGAAGATGATGCTGCCGGTCGGCGAGACGACCGTCATCGACCGGGTGCTCTCGGAGCTGGAGTCCGACGCCCGGATCGACGACGTGTACGTCAGCACGAACGAGCGGTTCGCCGACGACTTCGAGCAGTTCCTCGCCGACCGCGACTACGAGAAACCGCGGCTGTCCGTCGAGGACACCACCGGCGAGGACGAGAAGTTCGGCGTCGTCGGCGCGCTCGGCCAGCTGGTCGACCGCGAGGGCATTGACGACGATCTGTTCGTCATCGCCGGCGACAACCTCATCAGCTTCGACGTGAGCGACTTCATCGACGCCTACGAGGCCAACGAGGCGACGACGCTGGCGGCCTACGACGTGGGCTCGCGCGAGAAGGCCAAGTCGTACGGCCTCGTCACGCTGGACGGCGACGAGGTCGTCGACTTCCAGGAGAAGCCCGCGGACCCGGCGAGCACGCTCGTCTCCATCGCCTGCTATCTCTTCCCCGCCGACCAGGTCCGCTTCGACGAGTACCTCGAAGACGGCAACAACCCCGACGAGCCCGGCTGGTTCATCCAGTGGCTCGTCGACAACGACGAGGTCTACGCCTACACGTTCGACGAGGCGTGGTTCGACATCGGCACGCCCGACAGCTACCTGGAGGCCGTCGCCTACTACCTCGACGGCGACAACCGCGTCGCCGACGGCGCCACCGTCGAGAACTCGACGCTCGGCGAGAACGTCCACGTCCTCGACGACGCCGAGGTCGTCGACTCCAGCCTCGACAACTCCATCGTCTTCCCCGGGGCGACGCTGCGCGACTGCGACATCCGCGAGTCGATCATCGACCGCGAGACCACGCTCGAAGACCTGGACCTCGCCGGCGCGCTCATCGGCGCCCACACCACCATCACCAACGGCGACGAGCGCTGAGGCCCGGGACGGTGAAGCCCGGGACAGGAGCGAGCGACTCGCTTCCGCCGTTTCTCCGCCGTGGCGGCACCGCTCAACAGCAGTCGCACTCGACAGCGGCCGCCCCGGTTCGGCCGTCCGGGTCGGCGTCGAACAGCGTCCCGGCCAGTGCCCGCGCGACCGCCACGCCGACCGCCGCGGGGACGGCCGTCGTCGCGGCGTCGACGCCCTCGGTCCACCGCTCGTACTCCGCCCGGTCCTCGAAGGTCTGGATGTAGCCGCAGACCTCCCGATAGACCGTCTCGACTGGGGCATCGTCGACCCGGTCGGGATCCGTCGACACGCCGATCGAGACGACGGCGTCGTCGTGGGAGACGGCCACGCCGTCCTCGCCGATCTCGAAGGCGACCTCCGTCCCGCGCACCGGCGTCGTCGAGCGGACGGTCCCGGCCTCACCCGTCAGGAACGGGTAGACCAGCGGGTCCAGCACGCAGATGTACGCCTGTTCCGTCTCCTCGCCGACGAACGCGTGGTCGCCGTCGGCGGTCGCACAGAGGTCGTCGACGGTCGGCGCCCGGCCGCGCTCGGCCTCGACCACCGCCCGCATCGTCTCGGTCCACTCGCCGACCGTCGCCGGCGGGTCGGTCCCGTACAGCCGTCCGAACGCCTCGCCCACGTCCGCCGGGAGCGACACGTCTGCGGCCGGTCCATTCTCTCCGCTATTGTCATAATCGCCTGCTTCGAGCCACATGCGTCTACGCTTTCGAGAGCAAAGTTATTAAGCTGTCAAGTCCAAAGCATCGAACAAGATGGGCGAATCCGAAGCGCTGGGCGAGGAGGGCTGTGCGTGCGAGGACCCGGCGTGTCACTGTCTGCTCGCGGAGCCGATGGCGCTGCTGGGCCGGAAGTACGTGATGGACATCGTCTGCGTCGTCGCCAACCACGGGACGGTCCGGTTCGGCGAGATCGAGGCCCACCTCCCCGGGGCGAGCACGTCGACGCTGTCGACGCGGCTGGACGAACTCGTCGAGGCGGGGCTGGTCGAGCGCGAACGCTACGCGGAGATCCCGCCGCGCGTCGAGTACGAACTCAGCAACGAGGGCGAGGAACTGGGCGAGCGACTGGAGCCGCTGGTCGAGTGGGCGATCGAGCGCGGCGCGGAGTGCTGTTAGCGGTAGTTGGAGATCTAATGTTTTGGTGTGGAAGGAAATCGAACAGCGGTGGCCGCACTCGCCGGTGAGCGTTGAAAGCCCTCGGCGCGCTCGCTACGAGTCGACTCGACCGCAGAGGACAGCGAGCGATGAAAGCCCTCGGCGCGCTCGCGGTCGCTGTCTCCGAAAATCGAAGATTTTCGGGATGACGAGAGAGCTCCGCTCTCTCGAACCAAGCGGGATATCCGCGCTCTCCGCACCGCCCGCGCGGATAGTGGCCCGCTCAGGCGACTGCACGAGCGCGAGCGCGCCTCGCCCTTTCAGTCCACCAGGGACCGCGACCGCACGGCACCGCGACTGCCCCGCACAGCACCGCAGACGGCCACATACCTCCCCAGCCGATTCGCGACACGCGAGTCGCGAATCCCTCGCGCGGCTATTTCGAGCGGCCCGCCAGGCGGCGGGCACGCTCGACAGCACGCGCCGACCGCACCGCAACCGTTCACTGCAACAGCTACTGCCTGTACCGAGCATCCGCGCCGAACGAAGTGAGGCACGGGTCTACCACGAGCGCTAGCGCTCGTGGCCTTTACCCATGTTTTTGCCGCGAGTGGTGCCCGCAGCGAGCGAGGACACGCGAGCGGGAAAATCATGGGACAGCGCGGTCGCTCGACGAGTCGAGACGGCTGAGGGGAGTAAGCCCCCTTCTGTTCGGCCCGGCATTCGGCTGAGCGTCCGCGCTTGCGTCCGGGCTACCTTGCCGCGCGGACTTGCACCGGTGAGGATTCGCCGTTCCATCCGTTCTCCACCGTCGGACGCGGAGCGCCCGACGAGCCCGCGAGTCCGATGGACTCGC
Above is a genomic segment from Halosimplex halophilum containing:
- a CDS encoding transcriptional regulator, which encodes MREASRTTRQRIADRLREEPLPASALAREFDVRAADALDHVEHISQSLEPTDETLLVAPPTCEDCGFEEFDDLVNRPARCPECKSEAVAEPSFVIE
- a CDS encoding Rieske (2Fe-2S) protein, giving the protein MDGTRIADVSDLSTDDTFLFRVRSVDENAVASGDAALRSDERTADAADERAAEAVDDAETETDGGEVQNDATNDDGIAMPDDMQDDDDDVREAILLKLGGEDDAAEAVVCWLNYCQHMTHIKLDKGSGAPVRDGEVVCANHGALFAADSGECTYGPCEGAFLNEVEVRVAGGGVYLADDEYEYVGEGPVESDDGDLSSSSNVIL
- a CDS encoding sugar phosphate nucleotidyltransferase, which translates into the protein MDAVVLAGGYATRLWPITRHRPKMMLPVGETTVIDRVLSELESDARIDDVYVSTNERFADDFEQFLADRDYEKPRLSVEDTTGEDEKFGVVGALGQLVDREGIDDDLFVIAGDNLISFDVSDFIDAYEANEATTLAAYDVGSREKAKSYGLVTLDGDEVVDFQEKPADPASTLVSIACYLFPADQVRFDEYLEDGNNPDEPGWFIQWLVDNDEVYAYTFDEAWFDIGTPDSYLEAVAYYLDGDNRVADGATVENSTLGENVHVLDDAEVVDSSLDNSIVFPGATLRDCDIRESIIDRETTLEDLDLAGALIGAHTTITNGDER
- a CDS encoding winged helix-turn-helix transcriptional regulator translates to MGESEALGEEGCACEDPACHCLLAEPMALLGRKYVMDIVCVVANHGTVRFGEIEAHLPGASTSTLSTRLDELVEAGLVERERYAEIPPRVEYELSNEGEELGERLEPLVEWAIERGAECC
- the merB gene encoding organomercurial lyase, producing MSLPADVGEAFGRLYGTDPPATVGEWTETMRAVVEAERGRAPTVDDLCATADGDHAFVGEETEQAYICVLDPLVYPFLTGEAGTVRSTTPVRGTEVAFEIGEDGVAVSHDDAVVSIGVSTDPDRVDDAPVETVYREVCGYIQTFEDRAEYERWTEGVDAATTAVPAAVGVAVARALAGTLFDADPDGRTGAAAVECDCC